In the genome of Longimicrobium sp., the window TGGGCGCGCTGGAGGACCGCGGCCACGTGCGGCGCCTCCCCGACGCGAGCGACGGGCGGGCCATCCGCATCGAGTTGACCCCGGCGGGGAGCGCGCTCCAGGCGCGGCTCCAGGAAGACGCCGTGTGGGAGATGCAGGCGATGCTGGCCGGCTTCGCGCCCGAGGTGCGCCGCGAGATGCTCCGCTTCGTGCGGCAGCTCACGCGCACCTCCGCCACGCACGCGGGCGCCGGCGCGGCCTCGTGCTGCCGGGACGCCGACACGGAG includes:
- a CDS encoding MarR family transcriptional regulator, which gives rise to MTAASVAAAELERESAEFHRALRDLIRLHSFRDRDRVGCYDVTVSGAHALEVLARLDALTLNGLAAELFVDKSTACRIVGALEDRGHVRRLPDASDGRAIRIELTPAGSALQARLQEDAVWEMQAMLAGFAPEVRREMLRFVRQLTRTSATHAGAGAASCCRDADTEGWG